The genome window CTCTTGATGGCCTTCTGCTGGGCACCCGGGAACGGGATGGACTCCCAGCCGTTGCGCAGCATCTGCGCCATGCCGCCGCGGGGGTTGTTCGGGTCGTTGCCCGTCGCCGCCGGCGTGTTCGGGATGCCCAGCCGGGTCATGTTGTCCAGCGTGGTGCGCACGCAGTAGCCCGTCTGGCCGTTGTTCAGGCGGGACGTGGCCAGCTTCTTCAGCGTGGCGTTGTTGGTGTCGATGCGGACGCCGTTGCCCAGCACCGCGCCGTTGTTGTTCGTCCCCTGGGTGTTGTTCGTGCCCTGGGTGTTGTTCGTGCCCTGGGTGTTGTTCGTGCCCTGGGTGTTGTTCGTGGTGCCGGGGCGGTTGCCCTGCAGCGCCTTGAGCGTGTCGGGGCCGACCTGGCCCGCGTTGCTGCCCGCCTTCACGCCGTTCGCCCGCTGGAAGTCCTCCACGGCCTTCTTGGTGACGGGGCCAAACTTGCCGTCCGCCGGGACGCCCAGCATCTCCTGGAGCTGCTTCACCGCCGGGCCCTGCATGCCCTCGCGCAGGTTGTTGCCACGCACCTTCACCTGGTCCATCGAGGGCGCGGGGGTCCACGTCTTCGCCCCCGGCCGCTGTGGGGTGTTCGCGGGCTCGAAGGTGTCGGCGGTCTGCGACGGACGCGTGGGGGTGTTGGCGTTCGTGTTGGTGGCGCCGGGCGTCGCGGCACCGCCGAAGTGCGGCGCCAGCGCCTGCGCGCGCGCCCACACGTCGTTGGAGTAGTCATTGCCCGTGGTGCCCACGTCCATGCCCGCCAGGGTGCGGACGTTGCCCGGGCCGGAGTTGTACGCGGCCACCGCGCCACGAAGCTGCTGCGCCTCGGACCAGTCCGGGTGCGCCTTCTTCATGTCGTTGACGTAGCCCTTGAGGATGCCCGCCGCCTGATCGATGTGCTCCGCGCTGGTGGGGCCACCCTTGGTCGTGTGGTAGCGGTGATCCACCTGCATCACGCCAAAGCCGTTGCCGCCATCGCCGTGGCCCGTGCGATCCAACGCCGCGCCCGCGCGCGACTCACGGCTCGCGATGGCCGCCAGCAGCGCGGGGGGCAGGCCGTGCTTCGCCGCCGCCGCCTCGATGTTGCCCTTGTACTGCTTCAGGCGCGCCAGGTCCGTCTGCGCCATCTTCGTCGACGCGGCCACGCCCGGCTGCAGCCCGTCCTGCCGCGCCGTGCGCGCGGAGGCGCCCGTGGGCTGGTACTGGGACAGGATGGCGTTGGGGTTCGAGCTGTTGCGAACCGGGCTCGTCGTCACAGCCTGGGAACGATTCGAGAAGACAGAGTTCGTGCGCTGGGACGTCGTCGCGGAGAGGCTCATTCGGGGATTCCTCGGTGGAGGCTGTGATTCCTGCCCCGATTATCCAGACCCCTCCCTGTGAGTTGCGTGAGATCCGGAAATAAAGATCTCACAGTTTAACCAGTGCGTAATTTTCCGCTCAAACTTGTCTGGGCTGTGAGGCCTGTCACGAACGGGCAACGATGACACCCCGGGTCCGTCTTGCTTCACAGCCGTTGACCCCAGGTGATTGGTGTAAAACTTCAATCACACACCACAAATGCGAACGGGGCCTGTTCCCCTGAAGGAACAGACCCCGTGCGGCGCTACAGGCCTGTGACGCGGTGGGTTAGATGCCCGGGATGCCGGGGATGTCGTCCGGGATGAGGTCGTCGAAGAAGTCCTTCACCTTGCCGGCCACGTCCCCGGCCAGGTCGCCGATCTCTCCGCCCAGGTCCGCGAGCACTCCGAGCGCGTCCTTGGCGGCGTCGATGCCGTCCTTCGCCAGGTCGCCCAGGTGGCCGATGGCGGCCTCCGCCAGCTGACCGCCCGCGCCAGCCAGGTCCTTGAGCGCATCCACGCCCGCGTCGCCCAGGTCCGCCACGGCGACGAGCAGCTCCTTGCCGCCCTCCGTGAGGTTGTCCTTCCAGGCCTTGGCGACGTTCTTGAAGGACTCCACGCCGTCCTTGAGCAGGTCCTTGGCGAAGTCCTTGGCCCACGACACGCGGTTGTCGACGAAGTCCTTGATGGCCCCCGCAGCCTTGGTGGCCAGCTCGCCGCCCTTGCGCGCCATGCTCGACAGCGTGCTGCCCACCCACTCGCCGGCCTTGGAGAGGGCCTCGCCGGGGTTCTCCGCGATGTACTTGAGCGTCTCCACGGCCTTCTCGCCCGCGTTGGCCAGGCCCTTCACCAGGCCCTCCGCCAGTTCGGCGCCCGCGGCGCCCAGGTCCTTCACGGACTCCCAGGCCTTCTTGGCCAGCTCGCCGCCCTTGGCCAGGGCGTCGCCAATGGCCTCCTTGGCCTTGGCCGCGGCCTCGCCCGGGTTCTGCGCCGTCCAGGCCAGCAGCTCCAGGCCCTTCTCGCCCAGTTCCTTGGCCTTGTTCACCGTGTTGGAGACGAGCGTCGTCGCCCCGTCGATGAGCTCCTTGGCCTTCTCCTTCGCGGCGCCGGTGAGCTTGTCGTAGCCGGCCTTCAGGTCATTCAGCGTGGAGACGGCCTGCTTGTAGAGCGCCTTGCCGGCGTCCGTGGCCAGGTCCAGGCCGGAGTCCACCACGCTCTTGATGCCGTCGAGCGCCTTCTTCGCGGCCTCGCCCGGGTTCTGGGCGATGTACTTGAGCGTCTCCAGGCCCTTCTCACCCAGCTTCTTCGCGCCGTCGATGACGCCGTCGAGGACCTCCTTGGCCTCCTTCGCCAGCTCGCCGCCCTTCTCGATGGCGGTGTTGAAGGCCTCGGTGGCCGCCTTCGCCGCGGCCTCGCCGTACTTGGACGGGTTGCGCACCACGTCCGCCAGCTTGTGGATGACCTTCGCGGCACCCTTGAGGCCCTCGCCGGCCAGCTCCGCCTGGGACACGCCCACGAACTCGGCGGCCTTCACGGCGCCCTTGGCGCCCTTCTCCACGCCCCACTGGATGAGCTGCGCGGTGCCTTCCGCCCCGTAGTACCCGGCCATGTGCGCCAGGCCCGCGGGGCCCTGCGCGGCGGCGCCCGCCAGGTTCACGGCCTTCATCCAGTCCGGGGCCTTGTAGCCCTCGGGGTCGGCCTCGTACTTGGCCTTCTCCTGGGTGAAGCCAATGTCCATCGCCAGCTCGGCGGCGCCCAGCAGCACGCTGGCGCCCACGTCCACGGCCACGCCCACGCCGGTGAGGTCCAGCGCGATGCCCAGGGCGCCGTCCGCGACGTTCAGCGCCGCGGCGGTGTGCGCGAAGTAGCCCAGGTCGTTGTTCTTGCCGTGCAGCTCCAGGGATTCCTTCTCGTACTTCACCGCGTCGATGGCGTTGGGCAGCGCGCCCGCCACCGGGACGACCTTCGCCAGGTTCTTGAAGACCTTGCCGGCCACGTCGGCGGTGATCTCCACGCCGATCTTGCCCAGCACCTTCTCCATCACCTTGAGGCCCTGGCCCACGAGCTTGCTGCCCGCCTTGTCCAGCAGCGGGCCCAGGCCCTTCACGGTGGTGTTGAGGGCGTCCGCGCCCAGGCCGTCCGTGAGCTTGAGCAGCGCCTTCACGGCGCCGGAGTCCATGTCCGTCACCAGCTTGGACACGATCTTCGCCGCGTCGCCGTCCAGCTTGCCCGCGAGCCTGGCGAACTGCTCCGTGGTCTTCGGATCCGACAGGACCTCGTTGAGGACCTTGTGCTCCATGCCGCCCAGGGCGCTCACCAGCTTCTTGCCGGCCTCCGCGTCCACCTTGCCCAGCTGGCCCACCAGGTTGTCCAGGGCCTTGGGGTCGGTGATGCCCTTGAGCGCGGCCTCCATCGACTCCGGACCGCCCAGCTTGGTGGCGGCGGACTCCAGCTTCTTCAGCTGATCCGGCGTGAGCTTGGACGCGAGCTGCGGATCCAGGCCCTTCACCTTCACGTTGGCCAGCTGCGAGCCCTGCTGGGCCACGTCCGTCGCGTTCTTCACGCCCGCGTTCTTGAGGACGTCCGCGAAGGCCTTGAGGTCCTTCTTGAGGTCGGGCACCTCCGCCAAGAGCTGCGCGGCGGCCAGCGCCTTGTCCTGCGTGGACGCGTTGGGGTCCGCCAGGGTGATGGCGGCGCCCGCGGCGCGCAGCGACCCGTCCAGCTTGCGCAGGTCATTGGCGAGCGCGGGGAACTTGTCCCCGGCGAAGTCCTTGAGCGCCTTGCCCAGCTCCAGCGTGGCGGTGGCCTTGTCGGTGGCGGAGGCGTTGGGGTCCGTCCACTTGCCAATGGCGCCCACCAGCTTCTCCGCCGCGGGCAGGCCCTTGAGCGCGGTGTCCAGCACGCCCTTCAGGTCCTCCGGCGCGAAGATGTCGCCAGCGGCCTTCGCCAGGGTGAGGGCCGCCTGCGCCTTGTCCGTCTTGGTCGCCTTGGGGTCCGTCAGCTTGCCCAGCGAGGTGAGCGCGTCCGAGTTGGTGGCCAGCTTCGCCAGCTTGTCGTCCTTGATGCCCATGCGCTCCAGGGCGTTGGGGACCGTCTCCGGGAACTGCGAGGCCAGCTCGCCCAGGGCGGTGGCCTTCTCGGAGAAGGAGCCGGTGCCCAGCTTGTTGAGCGAGTCGTAGGCCTTCTTCAGGTCCTCCTTGCTCTTGTCCTTCAGCTCCGGGAAGAGCTTGGGCAAATCCTCCGGCTTGTCCGGCAGCGCCTCCGCGTGGGGCGGCTGCGTCTCCCCCGCCGGAGCGGCGCCGTTGACGTCGGCCCGCACCGGGACCGCGCCGTTGGCATTGCCCGGCACCGGGCCGGTGAGGGGACGCGCATGGCCGCCACTGGTGCCCAGCGGCGTGGCGAACGGGTTGGTCGTCTCGCCCGTCAGCCGGTTCACCCCGCCGCGGTTGTTCTGCGCGCCGCCCGAGGAGAACCCGTCATTGAAGAGCTTCACCGTGGGCTGCTTCGTCTGCGGCTGCATCTGCTGCTGCGTCTGCTGCTTCGCGGCCTGCTCGGCGGCGGCCTTCGCGGCGGCGTCAGCGGCGGCCTTCGCGGCGGCGGCGGCGCGGGCAGCGGCCTCGGCGGCGGCGCGCGCGGCGGCTTCGGCGGCGGCACGGGCAGCGGCGGCGGCGGAACCATCAATGGGGGTGGTCATGGGCGGAGCTCCTACGTTTTCGAGAATCGAGAAAAGTCCCCAGGATTCTCTACATTTCGCGGCGAATGTTGCCTGACTCTCCGCAATCGCGTGAATCCCGGAGCGATGCAGGCGATACGCCAGTGTCGCTCGACGGGTTACATGGATCGCGCGGGCCCCGCATGACGCAGGGAGGCATAGCGGACGCTATGTAATTTCCCCGAGGAGCCCCCGCTCCTGTCCGGCCGCGTCATGCCCTCCAGGGCGATTCAGGCCGGAGCGTCGGAGCGGAGCATCCACTGGCCCAGGCCCACGCACCCGGCGGAGGTGAACAGGGTCAGCACCCACACGACGCCGAAGGGGGCGTCCATGGACATGAGCAGCGGCAACGGCGTCCACCCCACGACGAAGGACGCCGGGGTGACCCACAGCGCCCTGAGGCCGCGCGTGAGCGCCTGGATGAGCCCCAGGGCGAGCCCGGTGAGGGCGAAGCCGACGAACATCGCCAGGGCGTAGGCCTTGTTGAACATCAGCATGTAGACGCCCAGGAACGGGAAGACATGCACGAACCCGGGGAGCCAGACGAGGAAGGCGGTCAGCATCCAGCGGCGCGACGGCGGGGACTTGGACATGGGCCCCAATCCAGCCCATGTCCGGGGTTCCTGGCCATTCCCCGCCAGCGGACACTGTCCGCCCGGGCCGGCTAGCGCACCATGACGCGCTGGGTGCCCAGTCCGTCGATGATGGCGATGACGTCGTTGGGCGCACGCTCGAAGAGGCCCGGGGTGTAGTTGCGGGAGGTGCCCGTCCAGATGGGGCTGGGAGCGGACCAGGTCTCGAAGTTGGTCGTGGTCAGCACGAAGCCTACGTGGCAGCTGCGTTGATCCACCGGGGCGCTGGAGAGGTCGGGCGGACCGGCCTTGTCCTCGTCCGAGCAGAACGCGACGCCCACGGGGCCGTTGCCCACGCGGATGGAATAGGGGACGTAGGCGTTGTAGCGGCGGCCGGAGCCCGGGTCGATGCGCGACGCATACACGGTGCGGCGCAGCGAGTCGTCCCAGGTGCGGCCGCCGTCCCAGGACTGCACGGCATTGATGACGTTGGCGCGGGCGCCGCCCGTGGGGAAGCCCTCCACGCCCTCCACGACGGCCATGATGCGGTCTCCGGCGAGCTGCACCACCGTGGGCATGCCCTCGCGGCTGAGCGCGCCGGCCCGCTTGTCGCGCGACACGGTCACGGTGCCATACGCGTTCCAGGCGCCGGTGGTGCCCTGCCGTCCCTGCATGGCGATCCACTGGTGGCCGG of Corallococcus exiguus contains these proteins:
- a CDS encoding peptidoglycan-binding protein, with product MSLSATTSQRTNSVFSNRSQAVTTSPVRNSSNPNAILSQYQPTGASARTARQDGLQPGVAASTKMAQTDLARLKQYKGNIEAAAAKHGLPPALLAAIASRESRAGAALDRTGHGDGGNGFGVMQVDHRYHTTKGGPTSAEHIDQAAGILKGYVNDMKKAHPDWSEAQQLRGAVAAYNSGPGNVRTLAGMDVGTTGNDYSNDVWARAQALAPHFGGAATPGATNTNANTPTRPSQTADTFEPANTPQRPGAKTWTPAPSMDQVKVRGNNLREGMQGPAVKQLQEMLGVPADGKFGPVTKKAVEDFQRANGVKAGSNAGQVGPDTLKALQGNRPGTTNNTQGTNNTQGTNNTQGTNNTQGTNNNGAVLGNGVRIDTNNATLKKLATSRLNNGQTGYCVRTTLDNMTRLGIPNTPAATGNDPNNPRGGMAQMLRNGWESIPFPGAQQKAIKSPYGNATANVVTADQYRKLVADGKVPDGAIIFQSRHGWDYSGGSKGNDMGIVRNGGKTTHNYQDMNSIIYSDCKEVVILVPKGAIQRD
- a CDS encoding Dauer Up-regulated produces the protein MTTPIDGSAAAAARAAAEAAARAAAEAAARAAAAAKAAADAAAKAAAEQAAKQQTQQQMQPQTKQPTVKLFNDGFSSGGAQNNRGGVNRLTGETTNPFATPLGTSGGHARPLTGPVPGNANGAVPVRADVNGAAPAGETQPPHAEALPDKPEDLPKLFPELKDKSKEDLKKAYDSLNKLGTGSFSEKATALGELASQFPETVPNALERMGIKDDKLAKLATNSDALTSLGKLTDPKATKTDKAQAALTLAKAAGDIFAPEDLKGVLDTALKGLPAAEKLVGAIGKWTDPNASATDKATATLELGKALKDFAGDKFPALANDLRKLDGSLRAAGAAITLADPNASTQDKALAAAQLLAEVPDLKKDLKAFADVLKNAGVKNATDVAQQGSQLANVKVKGLDPQLASKLTPDQLKKLESAATKLGGPESMEAALKGITDPKALDNLVGQLGKVDAEAGKKLVSALGGMEHKVLNEVLSDPKTTEQFARLAGKLDGDAAKIVSKLVTDMDSGAVKALLKLTDGLGADALNTTVKGLGPLLDKAGSKLVGQGLKVMEKVLGKIGVEITADVAGKVFKNLAKVVPVAGALPNAIDAVKYEKESLELHGKNNDLGYFAHTAAALNVADGALGIALDLTGVGVAVDVGASVLLGAAELAMDIGFTQEKAKYEADPEGYKAPDWMKAVNLAGAAAQGPAGLAHMAGYYGAEGTAQLIQWGVEKGAKGAVKAAEFVGVSQAELAGEGLKGAAKVIHKLADVVRNPSKYGEAAAKAATEAFNTAIEKGGELAKEAKEVLDGVIDGAKKLGEKGLETLKYIAQNPGEAAKKALDGIKSVVDSGLDLATDAGKALYKQAVSTLNDLKAGYDKLTGAAKEKAKELIDGATTLVSNTVNKAKELGEKGLELLAWTAQNPGEAAAKAKEAIGDALAKGGELAKKAWESVKDLGAAGAELAEGLVKGLANAGEKAVETLKYIAENPGEALSKAGEWVGSTLSSMARKGGELATKAAGAIKDFVDNRVSWAKDFAKDLLKDGVESFKNVAKAWKDNLTEGGKELLVAVADLGDAGVDALKDLAGAGGQLAEAAIGHLGDLAKDGIDAAKDALGVLADLGGEIGDLAGDVAGKVKDFFDDLIPDDIPGIPGI
- a CDS encoding sialidase family protein, producing MNASPRGLMMWMLLTASLGACAPEEAVEDFLPVARVEAELPAGGWRVLMPGGGGPIRGITRRADGVLIGGASWGHGIDVWTSTNGGASWALHGSVANNPNVEFGDVTMRAIPGTRTLFCAFREYSGGQWRVTITRSDNDGDSWVYDSTVVGPTTRFVGAPFLFQRGNGDLQVYYDSELLAAQGGFPGHQWIAMQGRQGTTGAWNAYGTVTVSRDKRAGALSREGMPTVVQLAGDRIMAVVEGVEGFPTGGARANVINAVQSWDGGRTWDDSLRRTVYASRIDPGSGRRYNAYVPYSIRVGNGPVGVAFCSDEDKAGPPDLSSAPVDQRSCHVGFVLTTTNFETWSAPSPIWTGTSRNYTPGLFERAPNDVIAIIDGLGTQRVMVR